The Dasypus novemcinctus isolate mDasNov1 chromosome 12, mDasNov1.1.hap2, whole genome shotgun sequence genome includes a window with the following:
- the NFE2 gene encoding transcription factor NF-E2 45 kDa subunit, with the protein MPPCPPRQNRNGVTQLSTLELGEMELTWQEIMSITELQGLNAPSEPSFEPPAPSPYPGPPPPPTYCPCSIHPDSGYPLPPPPFELSASTSHVPDPSYSYGNISIPVSKPLTLSGLLSEPLPDPLALLDIGLPAGPPKPQEDPESDSGLSLNYSDGESLELEGTEAGRRCSEYVEMYPVEYPYSLMPTSLAHPNYSLPPAETPLTLDPSSVPVRAKPTARGEAGSRDERRALAMKIPFPTDKIVNLPVDDFNELLARYPLTESQLALVRDIRRRGKNKVAAQNCRKRKLETIVQLERELERLGSERERLLRARGEADRTLEAMRQQLTELYLDIFQHLRDEAGNSYSPEEYVLQQAADGSIFLVPRGTKMEATD; encoded by the exons ATGCCCCCGTGTCCTCCCCGGCAGAACAGGAACGGGGTGACACAGCTGTCCACACTGGAGCTGGGTGAGATGGAACTGACTTGGCAAGAGATCATGTCCATTACCGAGCTGCAG GGACTAAATGCTCCAAGTGAACCATCATTTGAGCCCCCAGCCCCATCCCCATACCCTgggcccccaccacccccaacttACTGCCCCTGTTCGATCCACCCAGATTCTGGCTatccccttcctcctccacccTTTGAGCTCTCAGCATCCACATCTCATGTCCCAGACCCCTCGTACTCCTACGGCAACATAAGCATACCCGTCTCCAAGCCACTGACCCTCTCAGGCCTGCTCAGTGAGCCCCTCCCAGACCCCTTGGCCCTCCTGGACATTGGGCTGCCAGCTGGGCCACCCAAGCCCCAGGAAGACCCAGAGTCAGACTCAGGATTATCCCTCAACTATAGTGATGGTGAATCTCTTGAGCTGGAAGGGACAGAGGCTGGTCGGCGATGTAGCGAGTATGTAGAGATGTATCCAGTGGAGTACCCCTACTCACTTATGCCCACCTCCTTGGCCCACCCCAACTACTCCTTGCCCCCTGCCGAGACTCCCTTGACCTTAGACCCATCCTCTGTTCCCGTGCGGGCCAAGCCAACTGCACGGGGGGAGGCAGGGAGTCGAGATGAGCGCCGGGCCCTGGCTATGAAGATCCCCTTCCCCACGGACAAGATTGTCAATTTGCCAGTAGATGACTTTAATGAGCTGTTGGCACGGTACCCGCTGACAGAGAGCCAGCTGGCGTTAGTCCGGGACATCCGACGACGGGGCAAGAACAAGGTGGCCGCCCAGAACTGCCGCAAGAGAAAGCTGGAGACCATCGTACAGCTAGAGCGGGAACTGGAGCGGTTGGGCAGTGAGCGGGAGAGGCTTCTCCGGGCCCGTGGGGAGGCAGACAGGACCCTGGAGGCCATGCGCCAACAGCTGACTGAGCTGTACCTTGACATTTTCCAGCACCTGCGGGATGAAGCGGGCAACAGCTACTCCCCTGAGGAGTATGTGCTGCAACAGGCTGCGGATGGCTCCATCTTCTTGGTGCCCCGGGGAACCAAGATGGAGGCCACAGACTGA